TCGATGTTGATCGACGTATAAACATCGTCATACACGATTCGCTCAGACACGATGATTGAGTCTTCAAAGTTATAACCGTGCCAGGGCATGAAGGCAACGAGAGTGTTACGTCCCAGAGCCAATTCGCCGCGGTCGGTTCCACAGCCATCCGCGAGCGTCGTACCCGCCTTGACTTCCTCGCCTTCGTATACCGAAGGTTTCTGGTTGATGCAGGTGTCCTGATTCGTACGAACGAACTTCTTGAGTTTGAAGGTCATCGCATCGGCCTGTTGAACAACATTGCCCTCTTCGTCCAGCACTGGATTGGGACGGAAGATGATCTTGTTGCTGTCCACATATTCAACGATGCCGTCACTTGGAGCCACAATCATCGTTCGCGAATCAATAGCCGCCTTTCTTTCCATTCCGGTCCCCACGTATGGAGCGTCGGGACGAAGCAGCGGGACAGCCTGGCGCTGCATGTTAGAACCCATGAGTGCGCGGTTAGCATCGTCGTGCTCCAGAAACGGGATCAGTGCGGCAGCAACAGACACGATTTGCGAGGGAGCCACGTCCATGAACTCAATGTTATCGGGATGGGCCACCGGAAAATCGGCACGGTTACGGCACTTCACGCGGTCTGTTAAGAACTCTCCCTTCTGATTGATCGGAGTGTTCGCCTGCGCAATCGTCACGCGATCCTCTTCATCAGCGGACAGAAACCTGATCGACTTCGAGACTTTGCCGTTTTTCACGGAACGATAGGGTGTTTCCACAAACCCCATTTCGTTTATACGTGCATACGTGCAAAGCGATGAAATGAGTCCGATGTTCGGACCTTCGGGGGTTTCAATCGGGCACAGACGGCCGTAATGCGTATAATGAACGTCTCGAACTTCAAATCCTGCGCGTTCACGAGTCAAACCGCCGGGACCGAGGGCCGAAAGTCGGCGCTTGTGCGTCAACTCAGTCAGCGGATTAACCATATCGAGGAACTGCGACAGCTGATTCGTTCCAAAGAAGCTGTTAATGACCGACGAAATCGTGCGGACATTGATCAGGTCCTGAGGTGTCATCGCGTTTGAGTCACGCAGATTCATGCGCTCCTTAATGGTCCGCGCCATACGCGAAAGTGCCACACTGAACTGATTGGCGAGCTGTTCACCGACGGTTCGCACGCGGCGGTTGCCGAGGTGATCGATGTCGTCGGGTGCGGCACGCCCCACGCGCAGTTTCAGCACATGCTTCATAATCGCGACGATGTCTTCGGGGGTGAGCACGGCGACATCCGGTGCAACATTCAACTCAAGCTTGTTGTTCAGGCGATACCGTCCGACCGCGCCAAGGTCGTAACGTTTCTCGTCGAACAACAGCCGTTCGAGAAACTTGCGCGCGGTGTCAATGTCAGGTGCATCGCCCGATCGAAGCTCGCGGTAGATGACTTCAAGCGCGTGATCCGTGGAACTTGACTTATCCTTGTTAAGCGTATTAATCAGGATGTCATAAGACGTATCCTTTTTCTTAGGCTTGGACAAGTCAATTGTCTGGACGCCTGCCTCGAGCAGCTTCGCGATCAGTTCGTCCGTCAATTCGGCACCGGCAGTTGCAGCCACTTCACCCGTGGACGAGTTAACTGCATCGGAAACCAAACGGCGGCCTGCCTCCTTATTCAAGTCCTTTCGGTTCGTCGGAACAGTTTCCACGAATCCGAACAGGTCAAGAATGTCGCGATTGGTCTGGCTCCCCATTGCGCGCAATAGCGTCGTCGCGGGAAACTTCTTACGGCGATCAACATAAACATTCAACACGTCGTTGATATCTGTAGAAATTTCAATCCACGAACCGCGGAAGGGAATGATACGGGCAGAATAGATCTTCTTTCCGTTGGGATGAGTATCCTCACCGAAGAAGACACCGGGACTGCGGTGGAGCTGGGACACAATGACCCGCTCGGCACCGTTAATGATAAATGTTCCGGAGGTTGTCATCAGCGGCAAATTGCCGAGGTAGACATCACTTTCGATTGTTTGGTCGAAAGATCCGACTTCACTGGTCTCGTCGCGCGAAGAAAGACGAAGTTTCGCCTTCAGCGCGGCTTGAAAAGTGACACCGCGTTCGCGGCATTCGTCTTCGTCGTATTTCGGCTTCTCAACCTGATATTCGACGTATTCGAGAATGTGCGTTTCGCGATTGTCGATTATCGGAAAGATATTGCGGAACACCGCCTCAAGCCCGAAGGCCCGGCGGCGATTGGCAGGCACATCCGCTTGCAGGAAGTCGCGGAAGCTCTTGAGCTGGACTTCGAGCAAGTCCGGCATCTCGTGAACTTCGGGGATTTTCGAGAAGTTGATGCGTTGAATGGTTCTCTGCGGATCGCGCACAAAAGGCTCCCTTAGAATAACCGCAAGTTTAACTCACAAAGGCCCGGTGACAGCAAAATCGGCGCAATCACGGGGAATTTTGAACGGAAGAGATGGTCGCTTAATAAACGCAAATTGCCAAGTCTGACTTCAACGCTTCTAACAGCGCTGAAGGGACTCGGCAACCCGAGACTTGATTCCCGGGATAGCGCGGCGAAGATGCAGGCAGCGATAGCCTTACTTGACTTCGACTTTGGCTCCCTGCTCTTCGAGCTTGGCCTTGATTTTCTGTGCTTCGTCCTTTGGTGCGCCTTCCTTCACGGTCTTGGGCGCTCCGTCCACGAGGTCCTTCGCTTCTTTAAGACCGAGACCTGTGAGTTCGCGCACGACTTTGATCACTTGAATCTTGTTGGCACCGGCGTCCTGCAGGACGACATCAAACTCGGTCTTTTCCTCAGCGGCCGCAGCGGCCGGGGCGGCACCACCCATCATCGGCATGCCCATCATCATCGGGGCTGCGGCGGTAACACCAAACTTTTCTTCCAATGCCTTCTTAAGCTCGACAAGCTCAAGGACTGACATTTTTTCGATGGCTTCGATAATCTGCTGCACGGTTGTTCTCCGTTATGGTTTGTTACTTATTCTTGGAAAGATATGGAATTCGTCATCCCTGTTTCTTGGTCGCGATCTGATCCACGACGGACACAAAGTCGCGCAAGACGGCGTTGATGACGTTGTAGAAGCCCTGAACTGGGCCAAAAATCGCACCGACTACTCCGGACAGCGCTTGTTCACGAGTCGGCAAGTCCTTTATTGCGGTAAGTTCAGACGCGGGTAGTACTTTGCCGTCAAAGATAACACCCTTAACTTTCAGCTTATCCGTTGTACTGATAAACTTGTCA
This sequence is a window from bacterium. Protein-coding genes within it:
- the rpoB gene encoding DNA-directed RNA polymerase subunit beta; amino-acid sequence: MPDLLEVQLKSFRDFLQADVPANRRRAFGLEAVFRNIFPIIDNRETHILEYVEYQVEKPKYDEDECRERGVTFQAALKAKLRLSSRDETSEVGSFDQTIESDVYLGNLPLMTTSGTFIINGAERVIVSQLHRSPGVFFGEDTHPNGKKIYSARIIPFRGSWIEISTDINDVLNVYVDRRKKFPATTLLRAMGSQTNRDILDLFGFVETVPTNRKDLNKEAGRRLVSDAVNSSTGEVAATAGAELTDELIAKLLEAGVQTIDLSKPKKKDTSYDILINTLNKDKSSSTDHALEVIYRELRSGDAPDIDTARKFLERLLFDEKRYDLGAVGRYRLNNKLELNVAPDVAVLTPEDIVAIMKHVLKLRVGRAAPDDIDHLGNRRVRTVGEQLANQFSVALSRMARTIKERMNLRDSNAMTPQDLINVRTISSVINSFFGTNQLSQFLDMVNPLTELTHKRRLSALGPGGLTRERAGFEVRDVHYTHYGRLCPIETPEGPNIGLISSLCTYARINEMGFVETPYRSVKNGKVSKSIRFLSADEEDRVTIAQANTPINQKGEFLTDRVKCRNRADFPVAHPDNIEFMDVAPSQIVSVAAALIPFLEHDDANRALMGSNMQRQAVPLLRPDAPYVGTGMERKAAIDSRTMIVAPSDGIVEYVDSNKIIFRPNPVLDEEGNVVQQADAMTFKLKKFVRTNQDTCINQKPSVYEGEEVKAGTTLADGCGTDRGELALGRNTLVAFMPWHGYNFEDSIIVSERIVYDDVYTSINIEELELQVRETKRGEEELTREIPNVSEDAVKNLDEMGIIRIGAIVRPGDILVGKVTPKGETDLTPEDKLLKAIFGDKAGDVKDASLKAHTGMYGIVINTKLFSRKKKDAKTRKEDKKLVEELEARYERERQRLRKQLAEELYSMLRGHKAREIRDKDQTEVMVAEGANFSESLLQNLDVDKIEAGFEWTNNEGINEMISQAFDKFRERLFEHETELKNEKYRIEVGDELPPGIVQLVRVYVAQKRKLSVGDKMAGRHGNKGVVGKVVPVEDMPFLSDGTPIDIILNPLSVPSRMNIGQLFETTLGWAAHRLGVHFATPVFDGAKTADVEEWLDRAGLPRTGKTFLFDGRTGDRFKEETAVGFMYVLKLSHLVDDKIHARSIGPYSLITQQPLGGKAQFGGQRFGEMEVWALEAYGASHILQEILTIKSDDVNGRARTYEAIVKGDNLPAPGIPESFHVLVNELRGLGIDVDLRE
- the rplL gene encoding 50S ribosomal protein L7/L12 is translated as MSVLELVELKKALEEKFGVTAAAPMMMGMPMMGGAAPAAAAAEEKTEFDVVLQDAGANKIQVIKVVRELTGLGLKEAKDLVDGAPKTVKEGAPKDEAQKIKAKLEEQGAKVEVK